AACGGTTCAAGCCAGTCAACAGGAACAAGTTTCTGCTGTACAATATAAGCTTAACCAAACACAGATTGAAGAAAGCAAGGGTAAACTGGCGGCTGAGGTATTTTCTAAACTTGCTGGGGTTAGTCTTTTAAATACGGGCCAAACTATCGCTAAGCCGGTCATCAATGGTCTTCATAGTAGTCGTATCCTCCTATTGAATCAAGGAGTAAAACTAGAAAGCCAGCAATGGGGTGCAGAGCATGCCCCAGAATTAGATGCTTTCTCAGCTGATCAATTTGAAGTCATAAAAGGTGCACAGGCGGTAAGATATGGTGCGGACGCTTTAGGCGGAGTGCTGATTGCAAAATCAGAAAATATCGATCCTGAACGTCTACAAGGACGTGTAGATTTGATTGGACAGAGTAACGGCAGAGGCGGAACGCTGAATGCGGAGGTAGAAGGTGGAATAACCGCTATCCCTAATCTCGCCTGGCGTTTGCAAGCGTCGGGTAAGAAACTCGGAAACAGCAAAACCGCAAACTACTATTTAGGAAATACGGGCTCGGAAGAACTGAACTGGAGTACCGCACTGCAATATCAACATAACAACCACAAATGGGATGTATTCTATTCGCGATTTGCAACACAGCTAGGCATTTTCTACGGAGCTCACATCGGAACTATCGATGATATTTTTGCTAGGATTGAACACGGAAAACCCTTAGAGGACTACGGATTTACGTATGATATCGCAGCACCCAAACAAAAGGTAGATCATCAACTTGCAAGACTTAAATACCAATACCAATTTCAAAACGATTGGAAATTGGATGCACAGTATTCATGGCAGAGAAATCACCGTCGCGAATTCGATATGCGCCGAGCGGTTGCAGATGATGTGCCGATGTCGGATATGTTATTGTCAACCCAACAGCTCGAATTACTAATGAAACGCAATCAGCATTCATTGGGTATATCGGCTGTTAGCCAAGTAAACAACAATGTTGAAGGGACTGGCACAACGCCAATTATTCCAAATTACGACAGCTACGGAATTGGAGTTTTTGGTATACATGATTTCGCTTTCAATAAGATCAACCTTGAAGCAGGCTGGCGTTACGATTTCAAACATTTCGATGCTGCAGGATATCGTTTTCAATACACGGATCAAACGGGAAGTACGCCTCAGCAGTACCTTATGGAGGACGTTCGCAATTTCCACAATGTATCGGGTTCCGTAGGTCTTCGCTATGCCATTAATCAACAGTGGACTTTCAAATCAAATGTGGGATTGGCTTGGCGTGCACCAACAGCAAATGAACTATATAGCGACGGAGTGCATCATGGCGCAGGAATTTATGAAATAGGAAACTTAGATCTTAAAGCAGAGCAAGGCTATAAGTGGGTCAATTCGATTAGTAGAAGAGCGGACAACTGGAATATTGACATCGATGGATTTGTACAATATATTGCAAACTATATCTACGCCACCCCTAACCCCGACTCTGTTCGCCAAACCATTCGCGGAACATTTCCGGTATTCAGTTACGAACAGCACAACAGCATATTTTATGGCGTTGATATCAATGCAAGCTGGAAGATAAATCAACTTTTCGATTATCAGTTTCAGGGTAGCTTAGTTAGAGCAAAAAACACAAGTTTAGATGCTTATCTCCCTTATATCCCATCAGATAGGTTTTCACAGGCTGTACAATGGAACATCGAGGCAGAAAGCTCAACCTATTTGAAATTTACACATGAATTTGTAGCCAAGCAGGATCGTTATGCTGAAGGAACAGACTTTATTGCTCCCCCAGCAGCATATCATCTATTGCATCTACATGCCAGCAGAACGTTTCAAATCCAAAACAACAAATTAACAAGCTCGTTAGCTCTAGAAAATTTATTCAATACCGAATACAAAGATTATATGGATCGATTCCGCTATTATGCGCATCGTCCAGGAAGAAACATCAAATTATCAATTAGTTATAAATTCTAAAAATATTAAGACCATGAAAATCAGTAAATATATCGCATCTGCTATTATCGCATTAATAGCTCTAAATTCTTGTTCCAAAGATGATCCAATTCCTGTCATTGATCAGGAAGAAGTAGGATCGGCGAGATTAGTTTTTACGGAAGTGGAAGTAGAAGCGCACGGTGATCATTTTCACTACAATGATTTCGCAGGACAAGAAAAAGATAGCATTATCTTCGAAGGCGAGAAATTCCTTCCACCAGTTGGAGCACACATGCACTTAGAAGTGGGCAAAACTTACCGTTTTGAATTAAGAGTATTTGACTTTGCAGGTCGTCAAAGCCAAAAGACTTTTATCGATCGTGACGATCAGCACTTCGCATTCTGGATCGGAGCACCTGCAGACGCATTGAAAATTATCTATGCCGATAAAAAGGAGGATAAAACAAAAGTGAAAGTAGGTACGATAGGTTATATCACGGTATTGAAAGCAAGCGAATCGTTCAACTGGCGTTATATTATGCGTCATCTAAACCCTGGCGTAAAGACTAGTATTGATGTTGAGAAAGACATACAAAACAAAGATTTCAGTAAGTTCGGCGGTGCGAATGATATCGATGTGAAGTTTGAAACGCATCTAGTTGCTGATGACCACAGCGGACATGGTCACTAAGCTCAATTAAGACAATTAAAAATCAATAGGTTGCCGAATTCGGCAACCTATTCTTGTGTAAAACTCAAAAATTATATTATTTTTGGCGTGCCGCCTGCGTAGTTCAATGGATAGAATATCAGATTCCGGTTCTGACGATGTGGGTTCGAATCTCGCCGCGGGCACAAAAGAAAGGACTTTCCAAAACGGAAAGTCCTTTTAAATTTCTTTTACTTTATCAAAACACTACCATATTGTAGTACCTGCCGACGCTGAATTTCCTTTTCCCATTTATCTAATTTATTGTTCTTGAACTGAAACAAATAACGTTGATCACTAACATAGCCTTGATAAAACACAACCTCTATCGTATCCTGATCCACAATTTCTTTCCTGGTAATTGTATAATCCGGTCCTAAAATTTCAAGAACCTCGTTTCTGTTCATCCCTAAATCTAGCCCTTTTATCTTATCGGGAGTAAAATGCGTAAATTGAACGGATGCACCGCAGGAACTTAGAAACAACAATATTAGACTGCAACAAAAAAATAGATAACTCTTCATAATATAGAATTGATTAATAAATTATTTTAATGTTTGACTTTTATCCATTCATTAAGTTTAAAATAGTAGTTAGTAGTTAGTATTAAGACATGACCAAAAAAACATTCATGATACTCGGGTATCACCAACAGCCATGAAAGTCACGGGCTCATAGTCCCAATAGGCATTTAGCCAAAACGGTATCTTAGTACCAATAAATATAAGACCTATGGCTGTCAGCGGATTACCCTTTATTCTTGATCGTGGCTGTGGACTGGATGTCCATAAAGACACAGTAGTTGCTACCATTAAAGGTAGTGATTTTGATACAGAGACAAAAACCTTCTTAACTTTTACGGATGACCTGTATGATTTAGTGCAATGGCTTCAATCCCATTCCATTACACAGGTTGCCATGGAGAGCACCGGTGTTTACTGGCGACCGGTTTACGCGGTTTTGGAAGATTACTTTCACATTTTGTTGGTCAATGCCCGCCACATCAAGAATGTTCCGGGGCAGAAGACCGATAAGAAGGATAGCGAATGGATCTCCAAACTGCTTCTTTCCGGTCTACTGAAGGGTAGCTTCATTCCAGCACAACATATCCGGGAGCTCAGGGAGCTCTACCGACATAGACGCAAGCTGATCGCGATGCGGACTGCAGAAAAGAACCGGTTGCAGAACATCCTTGAATCTGCCAACGTCAAACTGCGGAGCGTGGTCAGCGACGTATTCGGTGTAAGCGCCATGGAAATGGTCCGATCCATGGCTAAAGGTCAGAGCGATCCTTTGCTGTTGGCAAGCATGCCAAGGGTTCACTGGTCAAGAAACACGCAGAACTGATTAAAGCACTTACTGGCAAGGTCACAGATCACCACCGCTTCATGTTGACCCTTATACTGCAATCCATCGATCATATCAATCTACAAATAGCACAATCAGAGGCTCAGATGGAACAGTACGCAAGGATCATGTATCGGGAGCTGGAACTACTGGAGACTATTCCGGGAGTGTCTTCCAAAGTAGCATTAGGAATCGTCTCAGAGATCGGTACGGACATGACCCAATTTGCAACACATCAGAACCTTTCCTCATGGGCTGGTGTTTGCCCGGGCAACAATGAGAGTGCAGGAAAAAAGTATTCCTCCAGAACAACACATGG
The DNA window shown above is from Sphingobacterium hotanense and carries:
- a CDS encoding TonB-dependent receptor, with the translated sequence MSKYVLTVLAILISLSGGAQTNKSANLRGLVADENHQPLSNATIKLTDADLQTKSDQEGSFSIENLDPKKTYRLKISALGFHDYTQRINLSKDSVLHIHLVQKTTELDGVTVQASQQEQVSAVQYKLNQTQIEESKGKLAAEVFSKLAGVSLLNTGQTIAKPVINGLHSSRILLLNQGVKLESQQWGAEHAPELDAFSADQFEVIKGAQAVRYGADALGGVLIAKSENIDPERLQGRVDLIGQSNGRGGTLNAEVEGGITAIPNLAWRLQASGKKLGNSKTANYYLGNTGSEELNWSTALQYQHNNHKWDVFYSRFATQLGIFYGAHIGTIDDIFARIEHGKPLEDYGFTYDIAAPKQKVDHQLARLKYQYQFQNDWKLDAQYSWQRNHRREFDMRRAVADDVPMSDMLLSTQQLELLMKRNQHSLGISAVSQVNNNVEGTGTTPIIPNYDSYGIGVFGIHDFAFNKINLEAGWRYDFKHFDAAGYRFQYTDQTGSTPQQYLMEDVRNFHNVSGSVGLRYAINQQWTFKSNVGLAWRAPTANELYSDGVHHGAGIYEIGNLDLKAEQGYKWVNSISRRADNWNIDIDGFVQYIANYIYATPNPDSVRQTIRGTFPVFSYEQHNSIFYGVDINASWKINQLFDYQFQGSLVRAKNTSLDAYLPYIPSDRFSQAVQWNIEAESSTYLKFTHEFVAKQDRYAEGTDFIAPPAAYHLLHLHASRTFQIQNNKLTSSLALENLFNTEYKDYMDRFRYYAHRPGRNIKLSISYKF
- a CDS encoding IS110 family RNA-guided transposase; translated protein: MAVSGLPFILDRGCGLDVHKDTVVATIKGSDFDTETKTFLTFTDDLYDLVQWLQSHSITQVAMESTGVYWRPVYAVLEDYFHILLVNARHIKNVPGQKTDKKDSEWISKLLLSGLLKGSFIPAQHIRELRELYRHRRKLIAMRTAEKNRLQNILESANVKLRSVVSDVFGVSAMEMVRSMAKGQSDPLLLASMPRVHWSRNTQN